GGATGGCCTTGTTCAAGGCTTCCATCTTCAGGGCGGCAATCACTTCCTTGGACGGGGACGGAATAATCCGCTCCACCACATCCCGGACCATCGACAGGGCGACACCTATCGAAGAGATAACCTCTGCATTCTCGGGGATGCTGTATTTCAACCCCATTTTCTCCGAAAAATAGACAATCAGCGAAGCCGCTCCGCCGCCCACGCCGACGAGGGAGATCTGATCCTTCTCCAGCTTGTATTTCTCAGCCAGCGCCAGGATGATCGGCTCGATCTTGGCATAGGCCTTCTCCATAATCTGCTTGGCAATATCCTCTACCGTTGTTCCGCAGTAATCCGCCAGCGCCTGCATCGCTCTTCGGGCCGCTTCCACATTCCCGTAGGAGAAATGCTCCGGCTTCACCAGTCCCAGCACATTCGCTGCGCAGGAGTTCGTGATCGTCACCCGTTCCCCGTTCTCCAGCCGGATGGCCACATAATCAGCAGGATCACCCGGCTTTGGTGAGAAGAATTCGACCTGCGCTCCCTTGATCTTGTCCGGGTCGGTGAATACGGAGTAATCCAGACCGCCGATATGCGCCGATCTGGGTCCGACATCGACCACTCCGCTTTTGTCCGCCCGGATCATGGACCCGCCGGCCACGCCGAGCACCCGGACATCCAGTGAATTGACATAGGTCGGATGGCCGCCGACGATGGAATAGTCGATGGCCGGGCGGCCGTTTTTGATCACACCGATATTGGTAGTCGTGCCGCCGACCTCGAAATATACCCCGTTCGAGGCTCTCAGGTACATCAGCGAGCCCATGACCGAAGCCGCCGGTCCCGACAGCATCGTCAGCACAGGCCGTTTCTTCATCTCACTGATCTCCATGACGCCGCCGTCGCCTCTCATGATCATCAGCGGAACATGGACCCCGGCCCCGCGCACAGAGTTCTCAGTGGAATTGGCGGTATCCAGCATCTTCGGCAGAATGCTTGCATTGATCGCAGCCGTCCGCGTTCTCCGGGTAAGCCCGTATAATTTCGTAATGTCGGAGGCCATGGTGGTCGGCATCCCTTTTTTCTCCGCTTCGATATAGACCAGTTCTTCGGGCCGTCCGTTATCTACGCCAAAAGCCATCGAAGGCACTATCACCTGTGCCCCCTGCTGCTTCAACTCGTCGATGACCGCCACGACGGAGGCTTCGGACATTTTTTTAACATTCAGGAAGCTGTTGTAGATCTTGATCTCCTTACTATTGCCCAGATCGATATTCTGCAGCTTGGTCTGCCGCTTGGCGAGCCACCCCTCCAGACCGCCCTTCGCCAGGCCAATGATGCCCACCTGGGCAATATCGCCCTCGATCAGCGCATTCGTTGCCTGCGTCGTACTGTGGGCCACGAACACTACATCCTCCGGACGGATATTGTTCTCCTCCAGGCAATTCTGGAAGCATTTCACCACACCTGCGGCTACGCCTGTGGCATGATCATGCGTCGTCTTGACGGACGATTTCCCGATAATCTCATGTGTCGCATTATCAATCGCAACTGCCTTGGTATGGGTTCCCCCCACATCGATACCCATTCTAACCATTGTACTCATATGATTTCTCCGTTTCTCTTCATTAATAGTGTGCTACACCAGATTGCCGTACATAAAGAATACAACCGCACAGAGGATAATCCCGATGATCCAGCCGGTAGGAATCGACATCTTCATGTATTCCTTGGCCGGAACCTTCGTATAGCCGAAGCCCCAGGCAACCCAGGACTGCGTAACGTCCAAATGCTGCGGTGCAACGGTAGTAATGGCGAACAGCGGATAGAGGAATTGCACCGGCCAGGCGGCAGTCGCTACGACCACAGCCAGAATCGCGGAACCGGAGCCGACGAGGTTCATCGGGCCGCGGAAGAAGCCGAGCGGTGTCAGAATGGCGAAGACAATACACAAGAGCAGCGCGGTCTGCGGCATTGCGCCATCCAGCAGGGTTTTGAAATACGGGGAAGCATAGGTAGCCGCATTATTGAACATCGACAGTGTGAGCAGGAAGCCGATCATCGGCGCTACATCAATGGCTCCGTCCGCGAACTGCTTCGACAGCATTCTGCAAACGCTTGCAAAACCACCCTTCAGCTTGCCGCAGGTCAGCAAGGCGAACAGGGCGGCGAAGATAAATCCAAAAATGATCGGAACCTTGAGCACCACCACACCTACTACCGGCAGAATGATCGAGATCCAGGAGATAGCAGGTGCATCTACAGTAGCTCCGCTATCCGGTGTGGCCGCCCAGGCCCGTGAGAGCTTCCGGTTCATCATCACGTTAGATACCACAAGAACCACGATCAAAGATACAGCCATCGCAATCATGCCGAATTTGAAATATGTATTATAGTCGTAGCTGGCATAACTTTCGTTGGCTGTTGCAAATATCGCCTGATATTGCTTAAAGTTCACGATATTCCCGAAGATTCCCGCCATGATCGAGCCCATGAAGGAGAACAAGGCAATCGGTGAAGGAATCCCGAGCGACAGCATGATCGGCAGCACGATGACAGCAATGGAGATTACCGGGCCGATCCCCGTCATGGATGTGAAGATTACAGCGGTAACGATACATAGCAGAGACATGGTGATTCTAGGTTTGTCTCCTCCAAGCTCAACGACCTTACGGATCAGCGTAGCGGCAATCCCGGTGTCGATCAGGACTCTTCCGAAGAAGGCGCCGAAGAAAATATTAACCAGTATCGCCTTCCCGTAATTCTCAGGCCCCGTCTGGAACACATTCGTCAGTACGTCAATGAAGGTCTTACCCTCCATCACGGAGGTAGGATGAATGCTATTTCCGATCAGAGCAATCGAGGTCCACAGCACCGACATGACGAAGAAGCCAACCATGAGGTTATACCCCTTGACGCAATACCACACCAATCCAAAAAATGATAAGACCATAATGAAACCGATTACAACATTAGCCACATCCACAAAATAACCTCCTGAAGTAGGATAAATGAGTTAACATGCTAACATGCTATTTGGGTATACTGACATGTTAGTTTGCCACGTGAAAATATTAACATGCTACTTCATTGGGCGTCAATACCCTTCTGCATGTTATTTCCAAACACTTCAAAACGCAAAACAGAGGCTGCAGATGTGATCCCTCCTGCGCCTCTGTTCACTTCAAGCTCTTCAGTTATGATTGTTAATCACCTGGTCACGATACTTCTGAAATTGCTCCCAGGATTGCTCCGCTGCTTCAGGCTGATCAAAGTCGATATAGCCGGAATCCGATGTATCCAGCGCAAAAGCCTCCAGTGTCTTACAGACCAACCGGATCGTCTCCATCACCGCTCCCCCGCCCCGGACATGCAGCATGATGGAATCCACGAGCTCCTCATCGCCTGTGTTGAACTCAATCGAAAACCCTTCGCCCTCAAGGACGCCCCAAGCCTTATCCCGGTAATCCAGGTTCGGAAGGCGGCGGGTCAGCTTCTCAATGATTTCATCACGTTGCCCCAGGGGAGGCACTGGGGGCTGCTCTTCCTCCGGCGCTTCAAAATCGTATTTCGCTTTCATAATAAATACATCCCAGCTCATGGTTGCTCACTCCTTGGTTTAATTGAAGCAGAATTAGTTGTACAGGCAGTAGTTATGTAATACACTTAACCATTTTTCGCAGGCTTTAATTGT
The sequence above is a segment of the Paenibacillus sp. FSL R7-0204 genome. Coding sequences within it:
- a CDS encoding hydantoinase/oxoprolinase family protein, giving the protein MSTMVRMGIDVGGTHTKAVAIDNATHEIIGKSSVKTTHDHATGVAAGVVKCFQNCLEENNIRPEDVVFVAHSTTQATNALIEGDIAQVGIIGLAKGGLEGWLAKRQTKLQNIDLGNSKEIKIYNSFLNVKKMSEASVVAVIDELKQQGAQVIVPSMAFGVDNGRPEELVYIEAEKKGMPTTMASDITKLYGLTRRTRTAAINASILPKMLDTANSTENSVRGAGVHVPLMIMRGDGGVMEISEMKKRPVLTMLSGPAASVMGSLMYLRASNGVYFEVGGTTTNIGVIKNGRPAIDYSIVGGHPTYVNSLDVRVLGVAGGSMIRADKSGVVDVGPRSAHIGGLDYSVFTDPDKIKGAQVEFFSPKPGDPADYVAIRLENGERVTITNSCAANVLGLVKPEHFSYGNVEAARRAMQALADYCGTTVEDIAKQIMEKAYAKIEPIILALAEKYKLEKDQISLVGVGGGAASLIVYFSEKMGLKYSIPENAEVISSIGVALSMVRDVVERIIPSPSKEVIAALKMEALNKAIQSGATPESIEIHIDIDPQTSKVTAIATGSTEVKTTELLKECDEAELRELAAQDMRIPLERTKLLEKTRYVSIFGEKMDKAGEAGAVRILDTKGFIKVQRGRAMALKTTAGDYLSAVKQLWEVMAVYQTELIARPDFYLCIGARVMDFTASDFEQLELLMDIEVSTFEPDTEVIVVAANIKQS
- a CDS encoding citrate transporter; translation: MDVANVVIGFIMVLSFFGLVWYCVKGYNLMVGFFVMSVLWTSIALIGNSIHPTSVMEGKTFIDVLTNVFQTGPENYGKAILVNIFFGAFFGRVLIDTGIAATLIRKVVELGGDKPRITMSLLCIVTAVIFTSMTGIGPVISIAVIVLPIMLSLGIPSPIALFSFMGSIMAGIFGNIVNFKQYQAIFATANESYASYDYNTYFKFGMIAMAVSLIVVLVVSNVMMNRKLSRAWAATPDSGATVDAPAISWISIILPVVGVVVLKVPIIFGFIFAALFALLTCGKLKGGFASVCRMLSKQFADGAIDVAPMIGFLLTLSMFNNAATYASPYFKTLLDGAMPQTALLLCIVFAILTPLGFFRGPMNLVGSGSAILAVVVATAAWPVQFLYPLFAITTVAPQHLDVTQSWVAWGFGYTKVPAKEYMKMSIPTGWIIGIILCAVVFFMYGNLV